In Pedobacter sp. W3I1, one DNA window encodes the following:
- a CDS encoding response regulator: MEEVIMVQDTDESILDVLKTALEMEGFKVIPMLHCDDDIIDMIDKNRPHVVLLDIRLTNKDCVDICQKIKAKYPHLPVIALSCNVNIREKYAKDGFDGYIEKPFDIDLLYKIIRSHLPHTSCNVD; encoded by the coding sequence ATGGAAGAAGTTATAATGGTGCAGGACACCGACGAATCGATATTGGATGTTCTTAAAACAGCTCTTGAAATGGAAGGGTTTAAGGTCATCCCCATGCTACATTGTGATGACGACATCATTGATATGATTGATAAGAACAGGCCTCATGTAGTTTTGTTGGATATCCGTCTCACTAACAAAGACTGCGTGGATATATGCCAAAAAATAAAAGCAAAATATCCCCATCTTCCGGTAATTGCTTTAAGCTGTAATGTAAATATCAGGGAGAAATACGCAAAAGACGGCTTTGACGGCTATATAGAAAAACCCTTTGATATTGACCTATTATACAAGATAATACGTTCGCATCTACCGCACACTTCATGCAACGTAGATTAG
- a CDS encoding TIGR03885 family FMN-dependent LLM class oxidoreductase: MTIAYHASHEQFAPSSLLEYVRLAENAGFEAISSSDHFHPWSERQGQSGFSFAWLGAALLATGLPYSMVCAPGQRYHPAIVAQAIATLNEMFDGRLSVALGSGEALNELITGDKWPEKQVRNARLLECHQVISSLLNGQTVSHRGLVSIENAKLYTLPGKMPMLFCAAVSLETAKWAGEWADGLLTTHRPKAEMQKIINAFRANGGEGKPIYLKVQLSYARNQEEAVSGAFDQWRGNIFQGSVLGELPTVAHFDAAAELVQQSQMHDYVRISSDLLEHQQWIEEDISLGFDRIILHNVNRNQKDFIEDFGKQVLPQLKNK; the protein is encoded by the coding sequence ATGACGATTGCTTATCATGCCTCACACGAACAGTTTGCACCCAGTAGCCTTTTGGAATACGTCAGGCTAGCAGAAAACGCCGGATTTGAGGCGATATCATCTTCAGATCATTTTCACCCCTGGAGCGAGAGGCAGGGGCAGAGTGGCTTTTCATTTGCCTGGCTTGGGGCTGCGCTACTGGCAACCGGTCTTCCTTATAGTATGGTCTGTGCACCAGGACAACGTTACCATCCGGCTATAGTAGCACAGGCGATTGCTACGCTGAATGAAATGTTTGATGGCCGGCTATCTGTAGCTTTAGGTAGCGGCGAGGCATTAAATGAACTTATTACCGGAGATAAGTGGCCTGAAAAACAGGTCAGGAATGCCCGGCTTTTGGAATGTCATCAGGTGATCAGTAGCCTTTTGAACGGGCAAACGGTTTCTCACCGTGGACTTGTTTCAATTGAGAATGCAAAACTCTATACCCTGCCCGGCAAAATGCCTATGTTGTTTTGTGCCGCAGTAAGTTTGGAAACCGCAAAATGGGCCGGAGAATGGGCCGATGGTCTGCTTACCACTCACCGCCCCAAGGCTGAAATGCAAAAAATTATTAATGCCTTCCGGGCAAACGGAGGCGAGGGAAAGCCGATCTACCTTAAGGTTCAACTGTCTTATGCAAGGAACCAGGAGGAAGCCGTTTCGGGCGCCTTTGATCAGTGGCGCGGAAATATTTTTCAGGGCAGTGTGTTGGGAGAACTGCCGACTGTTGCGCACTTTGACGCTGCAGCTGAACTGGTACAACAATCGCAAATGCATGATTATGTCAGGATTTCATCCGATCTGCTCGAACATCAACAGTGGATAGAAGAAGATATCAGCCTGGGTTTTGATCGTATTATCCTGCATAATGTAAACAGGAACCAAAAGGATTTTATTGAAGATTTTGGAAAACAGGTGTTGCCTCAGCTTAAAAATAAATAG
- a CDS encoding mechanosensitive ion channel family protein — translation MTILFFGLWLIRWGLNRARMGMRRKGVDPTVKPFLLSLIGVALRVLLIIGVMQIMGIQLTLFTAIIASFGVAIGLALSGTLQNFASGIIILLLKPFVVGDNIITQGLEGTVTAIEVFYTVVTTFDNRVVIVPNGKLSNEVIINISREGRRRLDINLKMPNGVNVKEAKRIINGSIDKEANILATPERRIGVAELQADGYLLSVNVWVNAHGFQDTKLSVQETILQDLIDSGLKLPGV, via the coding sequence GTGACGATACTTTTCTTCGGCCTTTGGCTTATCCGCTGGGGACTGAACCGGGCTCGTATGGGCATGCGCCGGAAAGGTGTAGATCCGACAGTCAAGCCGTTTCTTTTAAGTCTGATTGGGGTAGCGCTCCGGGTACTTTTGATTATAGGAGTGATGCAGATCATGGGAATACAGTTAACGCTCTTTACAGCAATTATTGCATCGTTCGGTGTTGCCATAGGACTCGCCCTTTCCGGTACGCTTCAGAATTTTGCCAGCGGAATCATCATACTTTTGCTTAAGCCTTTCGTAGTAGGGGATAATATCATCACCCAGGGGCTAGAAGGAACCGTGACCGCTATTGAGGTATTTTACACTGTGGTCACAACTTTCGATAACCGGGTTGTAATTGTGCCTAATGGAAAGCTGTCAAACGAGGTAATTATAAATATCAGCCGTGAGGGGCGGCGCCGCCTTGATATCAATCTGAAAATGCCAAATGGGGTGAACGTTAAGGAAGCCAAACGGATAATCAATGGCTCAATTGATAAGGAGGCCAATATTCTTGCAACTCCGGAGCGCCGTATCGGTGTAGCCGAACTTCAGGCCGACGGATATCTGCTAAGCGTAAATGTATGGGTAAATGCGCACGGGTTTCAAGATACCAAGCTTTCTGTTCAGGAAACCATTCTTCAGGATTTAATCGATTCGGGACTTAAGCTTCCGGGAGTGTAA
- a CDS encoding DUF4142 domain-containing protein, giving the protein MKTNNLNGRRHFLTTTIKSAIVLGAGGTMAGSLLNPIAAIAQKADAPLQTRIAILGTASLQTSKLALTKASNAEVKLFAKFEAAEQETMGTILKDMGTPVPAPSEEGKAILSKLQSLSGGAFDRAFMQAQVDTHKKLKDAVSALRDASADKHVKHVTALALATIQEHTERGQTLLGKLG; this is encoded by the coding sequence ATGAAAACAAATAACTTAAATGGCCGTAGGCATTTTTTGACTACGACAATCAAAAGCGCAATTGTTCTCGGAGCCGGCGGCACAATGGCTGGCAGTCTATTAAATCCCATTGCAGCAATTGCACAAAAAGCTGATGCACCGCTACAGACCAGGATTGCAATTTTAGGGACTGCCTCGTTGCAGACAAGTAAACTTGCATTAACAAAGGCCAGTAATGCCGAGGTAAAACTTTTTGCCAAGTTTGAGGCAGCTGAACAAGAGACAATGGGCACGATCCTAAAGGACATGGGTACTCCGGTTCCAGCCCCAAGTGAAGAAGGAAAGGCAATATTGTCCAAACTACAGTCCCTATCCGGCGGAGCTTTCGACCGTGCTTTTATGCAGGCCCAGGTTGATACGCATAAAAAACTAAAAGATGCGGTGTCTGCATTAAGGGATGCAAGTGCAGACAAACATGTAAAGCACGTTACCGCACTTGCGCTGGCTACCATTCAGGAACACACTGAACGTGGGCAAACACTATTAGGTAAGCTCGGATAA
- a CDS encoding response regulator transcription factor, which produces MSKIVMVVEDNDDIREIIEILLSEEEYEVKLCPDAATFRGEIAKSSPDLIIMDVMLPDGNGLELCGEIQANNKTAHIPILIMSAHASFSDVHMNCKPNGFIKKPFDIHNFIDRVGETIGK; this is translated from the coding sequence ATGAGCAAAATAGTAATGGTGGTTGAGGACAATGATGACATCAGGGAAATTATCGAGATTTTATTAAGCGAGGAGGAATACGAAGTGAAGCTTTGCCCAGATGCGGCCACTTTCCGTGGTGAGATCGCTAAAAGCTCCCCTGACCTGATCATAATGGATGTCATGCTACCCGATGGGAACGGACTGGAGCTTTGCGGGGAAATACAAGCCAATAATAAAACCGCACATATTCCAATATTGATCATGTCGGCACATGCATCTTTCTCTGACGTGCATATGAACTGCAAACCTAACGGATTCATAAAAAAACCATTTGACATCCATAACTTCATTGACCGCGTGGGAGAAACCATAGGTAAGTAG
- a CDS encoding BON domain-containing protein, with product MKKNHNTRAHLNACLLAVSLLSACSQKARDQAIKADLTTKAKEDVNFAGARFSVEKGTVTLTGSCPSVKSKNLLMQKIKTIHIIDSIDDRLVIRPVTIGPSFSLSQQVDSILAAYPSVIATVSDTTVVLTGKVPATALEKMVSAVGKVYPNVNTEQLIPEVK from the coding sequence ATGAAAAAAAATCACAATACCCGCGCACATCTTAACGCTTGTTTATTAGCGGTATCCCTGTTATCCGCTTGTAGCCAAAAAGCCAGAGATCAGGCCATCAAAGCAGATCTGACAACTAAAGCTAAGGAGGATGTAAATTTTGCCGGCGCCCGTTTTTCAGTGGAAAAAGGTACGGTAACCCTTACCGGCAGTTGCCCCTCAGTAAAATCCAAGAATCTCTTGATGCAAAAGATTAAGACTATTCATATAATTGACAGCATAGATGACCGTTTGGTTATCAGACCGGTAACGATCGGTCCGTCCTTTTCGCTCAGTCAGCAGGTTGACAGTATACTCGCCGCATATCCCTCAGTCATTGCAACGGTATCTGACACAACTGTTGTGCTCACGGGAAAAGTACCGGCAACGGCGCTGGAGAAAATGGTGTCGGCTGTGGGGAAGGTATATCCGAATGTGAACACAGAGCAGTTGATTCCGGAAGTTAAATAA
- a CDS encoding SDR family oxidoreductase, with protein sequence MGFNEINTGSSTALSGKRILITGGTTGIGREIAILLTSLGGNCLICGRNREQLDETIAAAKNGDSTGSCQGVVTELANGDEIKVLYDEVDARLGGLDILINNAALGFGSVTEGGYDQISYIIQTNLIAYLACSHYAIARMQQQGEGHIVNIGSMSADVREKGSSVYVATKSAIQGFSEALRKELNPEKIKVTLIEPGAVDTDMQMDSTEEKYRQVEDLEMLPAIAIAKAVAYCLSQPPGCEVVGMQIKPQLQLI encoded by the coding sequence ATGGGATTCAATGAGATCAACACGGGTAGCAGTACAGCCTTATCCGGAAAACGCATTTTAATCACCGGTGGTACAACCGGGATAGGTAGAGAGATCGCCATTTTGTTAACCTCCCTTGGTGGCAATTGCCTCATCTGTGGCAGAAATCGCGAGCAGCTTGATGAGACTATTGCCGCAGCGAAAAATGGAGATTCAACAGGCTCCTGCCAGGGCGTGGTTACCGAGCTGGCTAATGGCGATGAGATCAAAGTTTTATATGATGAAGTGGATGCCCGGTTGGGTGGGCTCGATATACTCATCAATAATGCAGCGCTTGGCTTTGGCAGCGTTACCGAGGGTGGTTATGATCAGATCAGTTATATTATACAGACCAACCTGATTGCTTATCTGGCCTGCTCACATTATGCGATAGCGCGCATGCAGCAGCAGGGCGAAGGCCATATTGTAAATATCGGTTCCATGAGTGCCGATGTACGTGAGAAAGGCAGCTCTGTGTATGTGGCTACAAAATCAGCAATACAGGGATTTTCCGAAGCACTGAGAAAGGAACTCAATCCCGAAAAAATCAAAGTCACACTTATTGAGCCTGGCGCAGTCGATACCGACATGCAAATGGACAGTACCGAAGAAAAATATCGACAGGTAGAAGATTTGGAAATGCTACCTGCCATAGCAATTGCGAAAGCAGTAGCTTACTGCCTGTCTCAGCCACCAGGCTGCGAAGTGGTTGGAATGCAGATTAAACCTCAATTGCAACTGATATAA
- a CDS encoding lactonase family protein: protein MVIVVGSYSKETHAGIHLYRWDNDKNRFGNIGHITGIENPSFVSIDAVKGLIYAVTEKKETEDSELHIYQMTGLQEETNLIARIRFSGQGSCYISTDTTSKHAFITNYGSGSLTVIRLPQGNEQGVVVQQLEFKGSGPVAERQEKPHLHAALPSKDNRYLYCSDLGSDRLYRFSYRPEATLPLPPEQSIYQQLPAGSGPRHLALSPNGDRLYLITELTGEIYMFNTGDFGTGWLQRVSLLQEGYSGKTEGADIKVHPNGAYLYASNRGNANEIVVFSIERISGQLFFLQRIGAAGLSPRGLHICEQEGLLLVANEQSDNISIFGLQSDGTLKFTKEELRVPCPTCITEWREKQTLNII from the coding sequence ATGGTAATAGTAGTCGGAAGCTATAGTAAAGAGACCCATGCTGGCATTCACCTGTACCGCTGGGATAATGATAAAAACAGGTTTGGAAACATTGGCCATATAACCGGTATTGAAAACCCTTCCTTTGTGAGTATTGACGCTGTAAAAGGACTTATTTATGCGGTTACTGAAAAGAAAGAAACGGAAGATTCGGAACTTCATATCTACCAAATGACAGGATTGCAGGAAGAAACTAACCTGATTGCCCGCATTCGGTTCAGCGGCCAGGGCTCCTGTTATATCAGCACAGATACCACCAGCAAGCACGCGTTCATCACCAATTATGGAAGCGGCAGCTTAACGGTGATCAGGCTACCTCAGGGAAACGAGCAGGGAGTGGTGGTACAGCAGCTGGAGTTTAAGGGAAGCGGGCCTGTTGCCGAACGCCAGGAGAAGCCTCATCTTCATGCAGCCCTGCCATCAAAAGATAACCGTTATCTCTATTGCAGCGATCTTGGATCTGACCGTCTGTACAGGTTCTCTTACCGTCCGGAAGCTACTCTCCCGCTTCCCCCCGAACAATCGATATATCAGCAGCTCCCTGCAGGCAGCGGTCCAAGGCACCTCGCGTTAAGCCCCAATGGAGACCGCCTTTACCTCATCACCGAGCTCACCGGAGAAATATACATGTTCAATACTGGTGATTTCGGGACCGGTTGGTTGCAAAGAGTATCGTTGCTGCAGGAGGGATATAGTGGAAAAACCGAAGGAGCAGACATTAAAGTCCATCCAAACGGGGCATATTTATATGCAAGCAACCGCGGAAACGCCAATGAAATCGTAGTATTTTCTATAGAGCGCATTAGCGGACAGCTGTTCTTTCTGCAGCGGATAGGTGCAGCGGGGCTAAGTCCAAGGGGACTGCACATCTGTGAGCAAGAGGGGCTGTTACTTGTGGCCAATGAACAGAGCGATAACATTTCGATCTTCGGGCTTCAATCCGATGGCACATTGAAATTTACAAAAGAAGAATTGCGGGTGCCCTGCCCTACCTGCATTACAGAATGGCGGGAAAAGCAAACCTTAAATATAATTTAA
- a CDS encoding zinc-binding dehydrogenase, protein MEQLMTAALKTADGKFEVKQVERVTIPADDWVLARVKVSGICGTDLRHWKKHEPELQCKIMGHELAGEVVEVGSAVTNVKPGDRVVIETLLGDGSCEWCRVQQYNLCPNLYKVRMETVSRAFAEYVTGPATKFHLLPDEVSFEEATVLDTFAVCLHAQHQSGIQVNDQVVVVGAGPIGIGQLQLARTAGADVFVIDVVNSSLEIAKALGATAVINSKNEDVNARILELTNGRGADITFECVGGEHMAETLELATTLTRIGGKVIVVGGFEAGKTPITLDWERLQKGQIQLVLSASYAFRDIYPEMKICLDLLAKGKINARKMITHQFPLEQINEAFETAQEKEKTGALFVALKH, encoded by the coding sequence ATGGAACAATTAATGACTGCTGCACTGAAAACAGCTGATGGAAAGTTTGAAGTTAAACAAGTAGAACGGGTTACCATCCCAGCCGATGACTGGGTGCTTGCCCGGGTAAAAGTATCGGGTATCTGCGGAACCGACCTTCGCCACTGGAAAAAACATGAGCCAGAACTACAGTGCAAAATAATGGGACACGAGCTGGCCGGAGAAGTAGTTGAGGTGGGAAGTGCGGTAACCAATGTCAAACCCGGCGACCGCGTGGTAATCGAAACCTTATTGGGAGATGGTAGCTGTGAGTGGTGCCGGGTACAACAGTACAACCTTTGCCCTAATCTCTACAAGGTACGAATGGAAACCGTTTCCCGTGCATTTGCCGAATATGTTACAGGGCCGGCAACGAAGTTCCATTTACTGCCTGACGAGGTAAGCTTTGAAGAGGCGACTGTGCTCGATACCTTTGCCGTCTGCCTCCATGCTCAGCACCAGAGCGGAATCCAGGTGAATGATCAGGTGGTGGTTGTCGGTGCCGGACCTATCGGCATCGGCCAGTTGCAACTAGCCAGAACAGCCGGAGCAGACGTATTTGTTATTGATGTTGTAAATTCCTCCCTTGAGATTGCGAAAGCGCTTGGTGCAACCGCGGTCATCAATTCTAAAAATGAAGATGTTAATGCACGGATACTGGAGCTCACCAATGGCCGGGGCGCAGATATAACATTTGAATGCGTAGGAGGAGAACACATGGCTGAGACGCTCGAACTGGCAACCACTTTGACCAGGATTGGCGGAAAAGTAATTGTGGTCGGCGGATTTGAAGCCGGAAAAACCCCCATTACACTGGATTGGGAACGGCTACAAAAAGGTCAGATCCAACTGGTTTTAAGTGCAAGTTACGCTTTCCGCGATATTTACCCAGAAATGAAGATCTGCCTCGACCTATTGGCCAAGGGAAAAATAAATGCACGTAAAATGATTACCCATCAGTTTCCGCTCGAGCAAATTAACGAAGCTTTTGAAACTGCGCAGGAGAAGGAGAAAACAGGCGCACTCTTTGTTGCACTAAAGCACTGA
- a CDS encoding DUF1810 domain-containing protein, protein MESEKINRFLTAQNQAYLKALEEIRAGKKVSHWMWYIFPQLKGLGKSEISEYYALEGIHDATDYLKHPVLGRHLVEISNAVLSLTGRSAHEIFGSPDDMKLRSCMTLFARAKDADQVFKKVLDKYFDGQFDSLTLELLE, encoded by the coding sequence ATGGAATCGGAAAAGATAAACAGGTTTTTGACTGCACAGAATCAGGCTTACCTAAAAGCCCTGGAAGAGATACGGGCAGGGAAGAAGGTGAGCCATTGGATGTGGTATATATTTCCGCAGTTGAAGGGGCTTGGCAAAAGTGAGATTTCTGAGTATTATGCGCTTGAGGGAATTCATGATGCTACGGATTATCTTAAGCACCCGGTTCTTGGCAGGCATTTGGTTGAGATATCCAATGCAGTTCTTTCGCTCACCGGCAGATCTGCCCATGAGATATTTGGCTCCCCTGATGACATGAAACTGCGTTCCTGTATGACCCTGTTCGCCCGGGCTAAAGATGCCGATCAGGTATTCAAAAAAGTATTAGATAAATATTTTGACGGACAGTTTGATAGCCTGACACTTGAACTTTTAGAGTAG
- a CDS encoding glycosyltransferase family 39 protein: MHSQNSPFLKNNKSLISSAVIPYYLRIDHWNDKQKAILLTSIIALAQFLLHLGSMNRYGFHQDELLYITLGDHLSWGYRETPPFIALMSVLGERLFGDSMIGMRLIPAFFAGAIVHLTGLMVIRLKGRYFAVLVACCTVAFSSAFLATGALFIPQVFDEFFWLLCCYLVVCYLQDPRDHLLYLLGLVIGVGILVKYTISIYVAGMVIGLFLNRESRRLLNVKSFFVPFLIAVLIIFPHLVWQFENGFPAFLHLDELKKNQLVYIGRFDFVLQQLLSNGTGLFVWLAGLYYIFTADKLKRYIFFVSGFMFVMLVLLLFRGKPYYAFGAFPPLFALGGIFFENFLRKYGKAVKIAFTGVLLVPNLLLSLVVLPYLPIEKTSKVFEWTYSHFGLDFPLRWEDQKVHMVNQNYADMIGWEELAIKTSAFYGKLSPSQQRQTVILAEGYGAAAAFTYYSRKYPLPKVVSLSSSFAMWAPDRITAKNLIFFSSEPAPLLPAHVYTRFASIENPYSRVYGRGIYLITNVKSATLKWYASEWSEKRFQDFDFGLE; encoded by the coding sequence ATGCATAGTCAGAATAGCCCATTTTTAAAGAACAATAAATCTCTTATTTCCAGTGCCGTAATACCTTATTATCTGCGTATTGATCATTGGAATGATAAACAAAAAGCCATTTTACTTACCTCCATAATTGCGCTCGCCCAGTTTTTGCTCCACCTTGGTTCTATGAACAGATATGGTTTTCATCAGGATGAGCTGCTTTATATTACTTTAGGAGATCACCTTTCCTGGGGATATAGGGAAACGCCTCCCTTTATTGCTTTGATGAGCGTTCTGGGGGAAAGGCTTTTTGGTGATTCGATGATCGGTATGCGGCTTATTCCGGCTTTTTTCGCCGGGGCAATTGTTCATCTGACCGGGCTTATGGTGATCAGGCTAAAAGGTCGGTATTTTGCAGTGCTTGTCGCATGTTGTACTGTTGCCTTTTCCTCTGCTTTTCTTGCTACCGGGGCTCTTTTTATTCCCCAGGTTTTCGATGAGTTCTTCTGGCTGTTATGCTGTTATCTGGTGGTGTGTTACCTGCAGGATCCCAGGGATCATCTTCTTTATTTGCTGGGTCTTGTTATCGGGGTGGGTATATTGGTAAAATATACCATTTCTATTTATGTGGCTGGTATGGTTATCGGTTTGTTCCTGAACAGGGAAAGCCGGCGACTGCTGAATGTTAAAAGTTTTTTTGTCCCGTTTTTGATTGCGGTACTGATTATCTTCCCGCACCTGGTCTGGCAGTTTGAGAACGGTTTTCCGGCCTTTCTTCATCTTGACGAACTTAAAAAAAACCAGCTGGTGTATATTGGCCGTTTTGATTTTGTGCTCCAGCAGCTGCTTTCCAATGGTACAGGCCTGTTTGTCTGGTTGGCCGGTTTATACTATATTTTTACTGCTGATAAATTAAAGCGGTATATATTTTTTGTGTCAGGTTTTATGTTTGTGATGTTGGTACTGTTATTGTTCAGAGGGAAACCCTATTATGCTTTTGGCGCTTTTCCGCCGCTGTTTGCCCTTGGTGGGATTTTTTTTGAGAACTTCTTGCGTAAATACGGTAAAGCAGTGAAGATTGCTTTTACAGGAGTTCTTCTCGTTCCAAATCTTTTGCTATCGCTGGTAGTGCTGCCTTATCTGCCGATCGAAAAGACGTCTAAGGTTTTTGAATGGACTTATAGCCACTTTGGGCTGGATTTTCCTTTAAGATGGGAAGATCAAAAGGTGCATATGGTTAATCAGAACTATGCCGATATGATCGGCTGGGAAGAGCTTGCTATTAAAACATCCGCTTTTTATGGGAAGTTAAGCCCATCCCAGCAGCGGCAGACGGTTATTCTGGCAGAGGGTTATGGGGCTGCTGCCGCATTTACCTATTATTCGCGTAAATACCCTCTTCCAAAAGTGGTTTCGCTGAGCAGCAGTTTTGCAATGTGGGCACCTGATCGGATCACCGCTAAAAATCTTATTTTCTTTTCATCAGAACCCGCTCCGCTCTTGCCGGCGCATGTTTATACCAGGTTTGCCTCTATCGAAAATCCTTATTCGAGGGTGTATGGCAGGGGGATCTATTTGATTACAAATGTAAAAAGCGCTACCCTTAAATGGTATGCAAGCGAATGGTCGGAAAAACGTTTCCAGGATTTTGATTTCGGGCTTGAATAA
- a CDS encoding PleD family two-component system response regulator, which translates to MNKILVLDDDPSNADAIRMVLEDQLFQVECIHHSEALHATVNSFAPDLIVMDILLDQGDGRELCNSLKNDPETKDIPILLITAMLEAQALTKKNLADVLMYKPFDYDVLCNKVCQLIST; encoded by the coding sequence ATGAACAAAATTCTAGTACTTGACGACGATCCTAGCAATGCCGATGCCATCCGGATGGTATTAGAGGATCAATTATTTCAAGTGGAATGCATCCATCATTCGGAAGCACTGCATGCAACCGTTAACAGCTTTGCACCCGATCTTATTGTGATGGATATTCTTCTTGACCAGGGAGATGGCAGAGAACTATGCAATTCACTTAAGAATGACCCAGAGACCAAAGACATTCCTATTTTATTGATCACAGCCATGTTGGAAGCACAAGCGCTTACTAAAAAGAACCTCGCGGATGTACTGATGTACAAGCCTTTTGATTATGATGTACTATGTAACAAGGTGTGTCAGCTGATTTCAACTTAA